One Anaerolineales bacterium DNA segment encodes these proteins:
- a CDS encoding NADH-quinone oxidoreductase subunit C, which produces MKTTEEILAEGVSLVEGRFLSQSAPEPDRIDLAVEPGRLLECIQPLASARWGFLAAITGLDPGPESGRLEVLYQFCNKAAVLTFRVSLPRDNPVVPSIYPLIPASSLFERELMEMFGVVCEGTPDPRRLFLSDDWPEETYPLRKDYIVSAPPPEGGTAEGKTP; this is translated from the coding sequence TTGAAAACGACCGAAGAGATTCTGGCCGAAGGCGTTTCCCTGGTCGAAGGCCGTTTTCTTTCGCAATCCGCTCCGGAACCGGACCGCATCGACCTGGCGGTGGAACCCGGGCGATTGCTGGAATGCATCCAGCCGCTGGCCTCCGCCCGCTGGGGGTTTCTGGCCGCGATCACGGGATTGGATCCCGGACCGGAATCCGGCCGCCTGGAGGTGCTGTACCAATTTTGCAACAAGGCGGCCGTGCTGACCTTTCGGGTCTCGCTCCCCCGCGACAACCCGGTTGTTCCCAGCATCTACCCGCTGATCCCCGCGTCCTCGCTGTTCGAGCGCGAACTGATGGAAATGTTCGGCGTAGTGTGCGAAGGAACCCCGGACCCGCGGCGGCTGTTCCTCTCCGACGACTGGCCCGAGGAAACGTACCCGCTGCGCAAGGATTACATCGTATCCGCCCCTCCGCCGGAGGGCGGAACCGCGGAAGGAAAAACGCCATGA
- a CDS encoding NADH-quinone oxidoreductase subunit B family protein, producing the protein MMESIVNWSRIHSPWAIHFNSGSCNGCDIEILAALTPSFDVERFGIKLQGSPRHADVLICTGAVSLQSRERLRRIYEQMPEPKFVVAIGSCALSGGVFQGCYNVLGGIDKVIPVDAYIPGCPPRPEAIIDGIIKLLESLKQKKSEVAN; encoded by the coding sequence ATGATGGAATCGATCGTCAACTGGTCCCGGATTCATTCCCCCTGGGCGATCCACTTCAACAGCGGCTCTTGCAACGGCTGCGACATCGAAATCCTGGCCGCGCTAACGCCCTCCTTCGACGTGGAACGGTTCGGGATCAAGCTGCAGGGCAGCCCGCGCCACGCCGACGTGCTCATCTGTACCGGCGCGGTTTCCTTGCAATCCCGCGAACGCCTGCGGCGGATCTACGAACAGATGCCCGAACCGAAATTCGTCGTTGCGATCGGTTCCTGCGCTCTTTCCGGAGGCGTATTCCAAGGTTGCTACAACGTGTTGGGAGGAATCGATAAGGTGATCCCGGTGGACGCCTACATTCCCGGCTGCCCGCCGCGGCCGGAGGCGATCATCGACGGGATCATCAAACTGCTCGAAAGCCTGAAGCAAAAGAAATCGGAGGTGGCGAATTGA
- a CDS encoding GGDEF domain-containing protein: protein MSARPVTIGMLPGWPVYGSIFLDRFLQYVIGGVRAAALDHGCNLMVACGVSRTPGMRSLHTAWPVVSPDCDYVPLGHWNTDGLIVAAPLRSEERSRYLRSVIEQSFPVVCIGSGEGTPAIVMDNEGGIHKAVEHLIRHGHRRIAFIAGDPLDHGDSTLRLQAYRRAVEQFEADPDPRLVAYGYHYREGGRKAMEQILTTGIPFTAVVASNDVSAYGAMEMLRRAGRRIPMDVAVIGFDDQPSAAGQIPPLTSVHYPLFEVGVKAVEMLLERIAHPEAPAAEIRIPACLAIRESCGCSPSYQVDRQEIRLQTVPQADDLDSAEQAVRDALQPGLGAGILHDPCDTARKFVSAFLQAVASRESTDFLRVLEEILDSTDPAEDHCDLWQSAVSVLRLKALPLVPDGQSTVAENLLHQARLIVTDHAERLNLRTRLSAGEINHQIGWMTTRMFSANSEKGILRIFAEHLSEIGIRFAQVALFEPRPDNPLGGITFYADLWKSVDRPDLEDLREICADCGGFPAPDILPGEAPYALVLVPITFQDEPMGFAVFDAAALEPLATITRQLAAALKLQQLHDQTEDLSLVDPETGVQNRRFFDLFLRREMDRSRRYRRGLTLMMIELDGWKHVASSRGAMRSREALRTLAQRITLCTRRGSDVVCRYSSETFVLLLPETGRAGAQNIAEAVRRSIEEEEEFRGLFDVGIGIAVAGDDNPTEDADSLMAAADRALCQAKSVGRNRTEIVKLAAPPDTRKR, encoded by the coding sequence ATGAGTGCTCGCCCCGTGACGATAGGCATGCTTCCAGGATGGCCGGTGTACGGCAGCATTTTCCTGGACCGGTTCCTCCAATACGTCATCGGCGGCGTGCGCGCCGCGGCGCTGGATCACGGCTGCAACCTGATGGTCGCCTGCGGCGTGAGCCGCACCCCCGGGATGCGCTCCCTGCACACCGCCTGGCCGGTGGTCTCACCGGACTGCGATTACGTCCCGCTCGGCCATTGGAACACCGACGGCCTGATCGTCGCCGCCCCTTTGCGTTCCGAAGAACGCAGCCGCTACCTGCGCTCGGTGATTGAACAATCCTTCCCGGTGGTATGCATCGGCTCCGGCGAGGGAACTCCCGCGATCGTGATGGATAACGAAGGCGGCATCCACAAGGCCGTCGAGCATCTGATCCGCCACGGACACCGGCGGATCGCCTTCATCGCCGGCGACCCTTTGGATCACGGCGACAGCACCCTCCGGCTGCAGGCCTACCGGAGAGCCGTCGAACAATTCGAGGCTGATCCCGATCCGCGCTTGGTTGCTTATGGATACCATTACCGCGAGGGAGGGCGCAAGGCCATGGAACAGATCCTTACCACCGGGATTCCCTTCACCGCGGTGGTGGCTTCCAACGACGTTTCGGCTTACGGCGCGATGGAAATGCTCCGCAGAGCCGGGCGCCGGATTCCGATGGATGTGGCGGTGATCGGCTTTGACGACCAGCCCAGTGCGGCGGGCCAAATTCCCCCGCTGACCTCGGTCCATTACCCGCTCTTTGAAGTCGGGGTGAAGGCCGTGGAAATGCTGTTGGAAAGGATCGCCCATCCCGAAGCGCCGGCCGCCGAAATTCGCATTCCGGCCTGCTTGGCGATCCGCGAATCCTGCGGTTGTTCGCCTTCCTACCAGGTGGACCGGCAGGAGATCCGCCTGCAGACCGTCCCGCAGGCGGACGATTTGGATTCCGCCGAGCAGGCCGTTCGCGACGCCCTCCAACCCGGATTGGGCGCCGGGATCTTGCACGACCCCTGCGACACCGCGCGAAAATTTGTATCCGCCTTCCTGCAGGCCGTGGCGAGCCGGGAGTCAACCGATTTCCTCCGCGTGCTTGAGGAGATCCTCGATTCGACCGATCCCGCCGAAGATCACTGCGACCTCTGGCAATCGGCGGTCTCCGTCCTCCGGCTGAAAGCCTTGCCGTTGGTTCCGGACGGGCAATCCACGGTTGCCGAAAACCTTCTGCACCAGGCCCGCCTGATCGTCACCGACCACGCCGAACGCCTCAACCTGCGAACCCGCCTTTCAGCCGGCGAGATCAACCATCAGATCGGGTGGATGACCACGCGGATGTTCTCAGCCAACTCGGAAAAAGGCATCCTGCGCATCTTCGCGGAGCATCTCTCGGAAATCGGGATCCGCTTCGCACAGGTGGCGCTGTTCGAACCCCGCCCGGACAATCCGTTGGGGGGCATCACCTTTTACGCCGACCTGTGGAAATCGGTCGACCGGCCGGATCTGGAAGACCTGCGCGAGATTTGCGCCGACTGCGGGGGGTTTCCCGCTCCCGACATCCTCCCCGGCGAAGCGCCGTATGCCCTGGTCCTTGTGCCGATTACGTTCCAAGACGAACCCATGGGATTCGCGGTGTTCGACGCCGCGGCCCTCGAACCGCTGGCGACGATCACCCGGCAATTGGCGGCCGCGCTGAAACTCCAGCAGTTGCACGACCAAACCGAGGACCTTTCGCTGGTCGATCCGGAGACCGGAGTGCAGAACCGGAGGTTCTTCGACCTGTTCCTGCGGCGCGAGATGGATCGCAGCCGCAGGTACCGCCGCGGATTGACCCTGATGATGATCGAGCTGGACGGATGGAAGCACGTCGCTTCCTCCCGCGGGGCGATGCGGAGCCGGGAAGCCCTGCGCACGCTCGCCCAGCGCATCACGCTCTGTACCCGCCGCGGCTCGGACGTGGTCTGCCGCTATTCAAGCGAAACCTTCGTCCTCCTCCTGCCGGAAACCGGCCGCGCGGGGGCGCAAAACATCGCCGAGGCCGTCCGCCGCAGCATCGAGGAGGAGGAAGAATTCCGCGGTTTGTTCGACGTCGGAATCGGGATCGCCGTCGCCGGCGACGACAACCCCACCGAAGACGCCGACAGCCTGATGGCCGCCGCCGACCGGGCTCTCTGCCAGGCCAAATCCGTCGGAAGAAACCGGACCGAGATCGTCAAGCTCGCCGCTCCGCCCGACACCCGGAAGCGGTAA
- a CDS encoding MoxR family ATPase, translated as MPPIDSFVDRVVQNVERVIVGKRESIKLLMVALLCEGHVLIEDVPGVGKTMLARSIALSLGGQFRRLQCTPDLLPNDVTGVSVFNQKNSQFEFRTGPVFVNILLADEINRATPRTQSALLEAMQEQQVTVDGVTHPLPKPFLVLATQNPIEYEGTFPLPEAQLDRFLIRLTLGYPSPEDEKTLLVHLRREHPIHRLEQVAECAELLDLQRQVWEVHIDDTLQEYIVRLVGRTRAHPDLALGASPRASLSLYRTAQALAGVRGRDHVLPDDIKTMAPLVLSHRLVLRPEAELRGRTARAVLEEILAETPLDLGTVS; from the coding sequence ATGCCGCCGATTGATAGCTTCGTCGACCGCGTAGTCCAAAACGTGGAACGGGTGATCGTGGGCAAGAGGGAAAGCATCAAACTCCTCATGGTGGCCCTGCTGTGCGAGGGCCATGTGTTGATCGAAGACGTCCCCGGGGTCGGCAAGACCATGCTCGCCCGCTCGATCGCCCTCAGCCTGGGCGGGCAGTTCCGCCGCCTGCAATGCACGCCGGATCTGTTGCCCAACGACGTCACCGGCGTCTCCGTGTTCAACCAGAAAAACTCGCAGTTCGAATTCCGGACCGGTCCGGTTTTCGTCAACATCCTCCTCGCGGACGAAATCAACCGGGCCACGCCGCGGACGCAATCCGCCCTGCTCGAGGCGATGCAGGAGCAGCAGGTGACGGTGGACGGGGTGACCCATCCGTTGCCCAAGCCCTTCCTGGTCCTGGCGACCCAGAATCCGATCGAATATGAAGGAACGTTTCCGCTGCCCGAAGCCCAACTCGACCGGTTCTTAATCCGGCTCACCCTGGGATACCCCTCCCCGGAGGATGAGAAAACTCTGCTGGTCCACCTCCGCCGCGAGCATCCGATCCACCGGCTGGAGCAGGTGGCCGAATGCGCGGAACTGCTGGACCTGCAACGGCAGGTGTGGGAGGTCCACATCGACGACACCCTCCAGGAGTACATCGTCCGCCTGGTCGGCCGCACGCGGGCCCATCCGGATCTGGCGCTCGGAGCCAGCCCGCGGGCGAGTCTTTCGTTGTACCGCACGGCTCAGGCGCTGGCCGGGGTGCGGGGGCGGGACCATGTCCTGCCGGACGATATTAAAACCATGGCCCCGTTGGTTCTTTCCCACCGCTTGGTCCTGCGGCCGGAAGCGGAGCTTCGCGGACGGACCGCCCGCGCGGTGCTGGAGGAGATCCTGGCGGAGACCCCGCTGGACCTGGGGACCGTTTCCTAA
- a CDS encoding DUF58 domain-containing protein, translated as MIGPFFIFVVFLFILAIALQETSVVTVIYFLLGAFLFGRWWRDRGLSSIDVRRRLHPQALLGETIRVRLEVANRGWLPVPWVRIHESLPVELSVPNFFRRAVALGPKGKTSVDYLLRGNKRGYYRIGPVYLQSGDLLGLEESRERQAAPDYLTVFPRIVPIPKCPIPSFSPNGTLRFHQPLFEDASRVMAKRDYQAGDSLRRIDWKASAAAGKLQVRQYDPAIALEVAVFLNLCAREYEPRTRIDAAELAVVTAASLAAYAAGKRQPVGLVSNGQDPLNPESRIHALPVRKGSAHLALLLQTLARIQLADGESFAALLRERGSGLPWGTTLLVITGKPDELLFDELLRGRRRGLQSVVFLTAPVLRYEAFESRARGLGIPYFEIRFEDDLKRILGRCRGTEWNPAG; from the coding sequence GTGATCGGTCCTTTTTTCATCTTCGTCGTGTTTCTGTTCATCCTTGCGATCGCCTTGCAGGAAACGTCGGTCGTAACCGTCATTTATTTTCTTCTCGGGGCGTTCCTGTTCGGCCGGTGGTGGCGTGACCGGGGGCTGAGTTCGATCGATGTCCGGCGCCGGCTGCACCCGCAGGCGCTGCTCGGCGAAACGATCCGAGTCCGATTGGAGGTCGCCAACCGCGGTTGGCTGCCCGTTCCCTGGGTGAGGATCCATGAGAGTCTTCCGGTCGAGCTTTCGGTTCCGAATTTTTTCCGCCGCGCGGTGGCTCTCGGCCCCAAGGGCAAAACCTCCGTCGACTACCTGTTGCGCGGTAACAAACGGGGATATTACCGGATCGGTCCGGTGTACCTGCAATCCGGAGATCTCCTGGGCTTGGAGGAAAGCCGCGAGCGGCAAGCGGCGCCCGATTACCTGACCGTCTTTCCGCGGATCGTTCCGATCCCGAAATGCCCGATCCCGTCCTTCTCCCCCAACGGAACCCTGCGGTTCCACCAGCCGTTGTTCGAGGATGCCAGCCGGGTGATGGCTAAACGGGATTACCAGGCGGGGGATTCCCTGCGCCGCATCGATTGGAAAGCGTCGGCGGCGGCCGGGAAACTGCAGGTCCGGCAGTACGATCCGGCGATCGCGCTCGAGGTCGCGGTCTTTTTAAACCTGTGTGCGCGGGAATACGAACCGCGCACCCGGATCGATGCGGCCGAACTGGCCGTCGTCACCGCCGCTTCCCTCGCCGCCTACGCCGCAGGCAAACGCCAGCCGGTCGGCTTGGTTTCCAACGGCCAGGATCCGCTCAATCCAGAGAGCCGGATTCATGCGCTGCCGGTCCGCAAAGGATCCGCCCACTTGGCTCTGCTGCTGCAGACCCTGGCCCGGATCCAGCTGGCCGACGGGGAATCCTTCGCCGCCCTCCTCCGCGAGCGGGGTTCGGGGCTTCCCTGGGGCACGACGCTTCTGGTGATCACCGGAAAGCCGGACGAACTCCTGTTCGACGAGTTGCTGCGGGGGAGGCGCAGGGGCCTGCAAAGCGTGGTTTTCCTGACGGCTCCGGTGCTGCGCTACGAGGCCTTCGAAAGCCGGGCGCGCGGCTTGGGCATCCCCTATTTCGAGATCCGGTTCGAGGACGACCTGAAAAGGATTCTGGGTAGGTGCAGAGGAACGGAATGGAATCCCGCCGGTTGA
- a CDS encoding DUF4129 domain-containing protein: protein MQRNGMESRRLTVFSFINALLASVMAVCFAVSFSRAVGVFEMDWFAVFLSAGERMMVFGFLVALEVNLSRRLILQTEVLGRDWVKRTLAEWTVLLVILLGLVWIQFGPRFQLRDLSALSSMTLEVVSRMEFFAGLALLVMVWVLSRILTADLTALENLPVSMEREFQRGLIEEQNSARLRIWQDVFLMGGCMVFLSVFALPIAHLVFGLEMRFGSIGLEVLLFFLCGLGLFVISRQMLLRAEWMTERTTVDASVPRWWTAYGLGFVLLLLLLAVVLPTEYSFRLLSSLGLITSALTTAFSAFALTVIVLITWLLSLVLPDIDMNGHQDLPVPEPAQQTEAVGLTAGIPWWTVLRELLFWGLVLTVLVYAVREILSWRHAVARRLFRRSWFRRLWRFFRRMHRRIGGWSRGLAEGVRVSLRAIRANLAGRGGRAPTAFLRLRRLDPRQMVRFYFFALLRREAERGIARRPAQTPREYAAELMEGEAPIAEELREMTLAFEEARYSRRAVGPEKAGRIRRIWDTVRGYLRSAKPAAAGGKR, encoded by the coding sequence GTGCAGAGGAACGGAATGGAATCCCGCCGGTTGACGGTCTTCTCCTTCATCAATGCGCTCCTGGCCAGCGTCATGGCGGTGTGTTTCGCCGTGAGTTTCAGCCGGGCGGTCGGCGTTTTCGAGATGGACTGGTTTGCGGTTTTCCTTTCCGCCGGAGAGCGGATGATGGTCTTCGGCTTCCTGGTGGCGTTGGAAGTCAATTTGTCCCGGCGCCTGATCCTGCAGACGGAGGTCCTCGGTCGGGATTGGGTGAAGCGGACTCTGGCGGAGTGGACGGTCCTGCTGGTGATCCTGCTGGGGCTGGTTTGGATCCAGTTCGGCCCCCGATTCCAGCTGCGCGACCTTTCCGCCCTCTCGAGCATGACGCTGGAGGTGGTGTCGCGGATGGAGTTTTTCGCCGGTTTGGCGCTGTTGGTGATGGTCTGGGTGTTGAGCCGGATCCTGACCGCGGATTTAACCGCCCTGGAAAATCTGCCCGTCTCGATGGAACGGGAATTCCAGCGCGGATTGATCGAGGAGCAGAATTCAGCCCGCCTGCGGATCTGGCAGGATGTGTTTCTGATGGGGGGATGCATGGTGTTCCTCTCGGTGTTTGCGCTGCCGATCGCCCATCTTGTCTTTGGCTTGGAGATGCGGTTCGGCTCGATCGGGTTGGAGGTTCTGCTCTTCTTCCTGTGCGGCCTGGGATTGTTCGTCATCAGCCGCCAGATGCTGCTGCGGGCCGAATGGATGACGGAGCGGACGACGGTCGACGCCTCCGTTCCGCGCTGGTGGACGGCTTACGGGCTGGGTTTTGTGTTGCTGCTTCTGCTCCTGGCCGTCGTCCTGCCGACGGAGTATTCCTTCCGATTGCTCTCCAGCCTGGGGCTGATCACATCGGCGCTTACCACGGCGTTTTCCGCATTCGCCTTGACGGTCATCGTGCTGATCACCTGGCTGTTGAGCCTGGTGCTGCCGGATATCGACATGAACGGACATCAGGACCTGCCCGTTCCCGAACCGGCGCAGCAGACCGAAGCCGTCGGACTGACGGCCGGGATTCCGTGGTGGACGGTACTGCGCGAACTGTTGTTTTGGGGGCTTGTCCTGACCGTGCTGGTGTACGCCGTCCGGGAGATCCTCTCCTGGCGGCACGCGGTCGCCCGGCGACTGTTTCGCCGCTCCTGGTTCCGCCGGTTGTGGCGCTTCTTCCGCCGGATGCACAGACGGATCGGCGGGTGGAGTCGCGGATTGGCCGAAGGCGTGCGCGTCTCGTTGCGGGCCATCCGCGCCAACTTGGCGGGGCGGGGCGGACGGGCCCCGACGGCGTTCCTCCGCCTCCGTCGGCTGGATCCGCGGCAGATGGTCCGGTTCTATTTTTTTGCGCTGTTGCGGCGGGAAGCCGAACGCGGAATCGCCCGCCGGCCGGCGCAAACTCCGCGCGAATATGCCGCCGAGCTTATGGAAGGGGAAGCCCCGATTGCGGAGGAATTGCGCGAGATGACCCTGGCCTTCGAGGAGGCCCGCTATTCCCGGCGCGCCGTCGGGCCGGAAAAAGCCGGCCGGATCCGGCGGATCTGGGATACGGTCCGCGGCTACCTGCGCTCAGCGAAACCGGCCGCCGCCGGCGGGAAGCGGTAA
- a CDS encoding GGDEF domain-containing protein produces the protein MAEPRRTVGVLVGFQVFEGFLPNPFVSPIVRGIQTAARDQGINLLVGCGIGRDLSGERRYFPAWPEEVRTADFVPVGPWNTDGLLVLNPLRFPEQLRYLRDLAVKEFPVLCVGAGAGTPMILVDNEGGIRQAMEHLVEHGHRAVAFIAGDEADPGDSQDRLHAYRRAVQELGLRSDPHLVEFGQHWAEGGYRAMRRLLQSGVEFSAAVCSNDESAQGAMRALRESGLRVPRDVALTGFDDHLTAQAQVPPLTSVHYPLFETGYRALLLLRKRIERGPGAIPDQTRVSTWLVPRQSCGCLPDVVSTAVIRRGMPFNSDRLNPARFKEDLAQAMMESLLAETTPSRIPDSRPLCDRLVESFLLSLEDGDLSHFQIALIEVLQRIELMDDDAHAWQAAVSVLRLGAHTLLSDDCGARRETHAEDLLHQARMLISESARRRHQRMRLRQTHFEEAMGCLTAKLLSSFEEDQIQPVLQEYLPQLGIRSGRIALYESRDDDPFRDSRLLMESADAPPLRFPTRAFPPPGLIPKSNPFNLAVLPLMFRSENLGYAVFDGENLAPLAMVACQAASAVKSAALHRQVTELTLLDGMTGLYNRRYFDILLRKEFERSRRYDRPLSLVLAEIDGFSEYREVFGPSAAADALRQAAEGILGKVRRGLDVIARIGGERFAVILPETDADGARIVAEGIRGAFAAENRFLRKLTVSLGISACSGESAQPVDLVSRAEGALSQAVVRGRNQAALFEEWMQNDARAKAGRG, from the coding sequence ATGGCCGAACCTCGCCGCACCGTTGGAGTCCTCGTCGGCTTTCAGGTCTTCGAAGGATTCCTCCCAAATCCCTTCGTCTCGCCGATCGTCCGCGGCATCCAAACCGCCGCCCGCGACCAGGGGATCAACCTCCTGGTCGGTTGCGGGATCGGCCGCGACCTTTCCGGCGAGCGCCGGTATTTTCCCGCCTGGCCGGAGGAGGTTCGGACGGCGGATTTTGTTCCTGTCGGACCGTGGAACACCGATGGCCTGCTGGTCCTCAACCCACTCCGTTTTCCGGAGCAACTCCGCTATCTCCGGGATCTGGCGGTGAAGGAATTCCCCGTGCTGTGCGTCGGCGCGGGGGCGGGAACCCCCATGATCCTGGTGGACAATGAAGGCGGGATCCGCCAGGCGATGGAGCACTTGGTGGAGCACGGACACCGCGCCGTGGCTTTCATCGCCGGGGACGAAGCCGATCCGGGAGATTCCCAAGATCGACTCCACGCCTACCGCCGGGCGGTCCAGGAATTGGGCCTGCGGAGCGATCCGCACCTGGTGGAGTTCGGCCAGCATTGGGCGGAAGGGGGATACCGGGCCATGCGGCGCTTGCTGCAATCCGGCGTCGAATTCAGCGCGGCGGTCTGCAGCAACGACGAATCGGCGCAGGGCGCGATGCGCGCCCTGCGCGAATCCGGACTGCGCGTTCCGCGGGACGTGGCGTTGACCGGGTTCGACGATCACCTCACCGCCCAAGCCCAGGTCCCTCCGCTGACCAGCGTCCACTATCCCCTGTTCGAAACCGGGTACCGCGCCTTGCTGCTCCTCCGCAAACGGATCGAACGCGGCCCGGGCGCGATCCCGGATCAAACCCGGGTCTCCACCTGGCTCGTTCCCCGTCAATCCTGCGGATGCCTACCCGACGTGGTCAGCACCGCCGTCATCCGCCGTGGGATGCCGTTCAACTCGGACCGCTTGAACCCCGCGCGGTTTAAGGAAGACCTGGCCCAGGCGATGATGGAATCCCTGCTGGCGGAGACGACTCCCTCCCGCATCCCCGATTCCCGGCCGCTGTGCGACCGTTTGGTGGAATCCTTTCTGCTCAGCCTGGAGGACGGCGACCTCTCGCATTTCCAGATCGCGCTGATCGAAGTCCTGCAGCGGATCGAACTGATGGACGACGATGCCCATGCCTGGCAGGCGGCGGTCTCGGTTCTCCGCTTGGGCGCCCACACCCTGCTTTCGGATGATTGCGGAGCGCGCCGGGAAACCCACGCCGAGGATCTTCTGCACCAGGCGCGGATGCTGATCAGCGAAAGCGCACGGCGGCGGCATCAGCGCATGCGGCTTCGGCAGACCCACTTCGAGGAGGCCATGGGATGCCTGACCGCCAAGCTCCTTTCCTCGTTTGAGGAGGATCAGATCCAGCCGGTCCTTCAGGAGTACCTGCCGCAATTGGGGATCCGCTCGGGGCGCATCGCCCTCTACGAATCCCGGGACGACGATCCATTCCGTGACAGCCGGCTGTTGATGGAATCGGCGGACGCACCTCCGTTGCGCTTTCCGACCCGCGCGTTTCCGCCACCCGGCTTGATTCCAAAATCCAACCCGTTCAACCTGGCGGTTTTGCCATTGATGTTCCGATCGGAAAATCTCGGTTATGCCGTCTTCGACGGTGAGAATCTGGCGCCGTTGGCGATGGTCGCCTGTCAGGCGGCTTCGGCGGTGAAAAGCGCGGCCCTGCACCGCCAAGTGACGGAATTAACGCTGTTGGACGGGATGACCGGTTTGTACAACCGGCGGTATTTTGACATTCTCCTGCGGAAGGAATTCGAGCGCAGCCGCCGGTACGATCGGCCGCTTTCGCTGGTCTTGGCCGAGATCGACGGATTTTCGGAATACCGGGAGGTCTTCGGACCGTCCGCGGCCGCCGATGCCCTGCGCCAAGCGGCGGAGGGCATTCTGGGAAAGGTCCGGCGCGGATTGGATGTGATCGCCCGCATCGGCGGGGAGCGGTTCGCCGTCATCCTTCCCGAGACTGATGCAGACGGCGCGCGGATCGTCGCCGAAGGTATCCGCGGCGCTTTTGCCGCGGAGAATCGCTTCCTGCGTAAATTAACCGTCAGCCTGGGCATCTCCGCGTGTTCCGGGGAGTCAGCTCAGCCGGTGGACTTGGTCAGCCGAGCGGAAGGTGCGTTGAGCCAAGCCGTCGTCCGGGGGCGAAACCAGGCGGCTCTCTTCGAGGAGTGGATGCAGAACGACGCCCGCGCCAAAGCCGGACGGGGGTGA